A single genomic interval of Panthera uncia isolate 11264 chromosome A1 unlocalized genomic scaffold, Puncia_PCG_1.0 HiC_scaffold_17, whole genome shotgun sequence harbors:
- the SLC6A18 gene encoding inactive sodium-dependent neutral amino acid transporter B(0)AT3 encodes MACALGPDPRGAGGGHERPSWDNRLQYLLSCIGFAVGLGNIWRFPYLCQTYGGGAFLIPYFVALVLEGIPLFHIELAIGQHLRTGSIGVWKAVSPYLGGVGLGCLTVSFLVSLYYNTVLTWVLWYFLNSFQNPLPWGSCPLDLNRTASSPRTIMYELHSRGEACRARIQARAPWPALDGPSRVPGFEAECQASSPVSYFWYRRTLNVTADVSDSGSIQWRLLACLAASWAVVYVCVIRGIESTGKAIYFTALFPYLVLTIFLIRGLSLPGAVEGLTYLFTPDVRILQSPRVWLDAATQIFFSLSLAFGGHIAFASYNPPRNNCEKDAVIISLVNSLTSLYASIAMFSVLGFKAANDHGRCLDRNILRLINAFELPDQSVDRDDYAAVLTHLNATQPERVARLGLETCHLEDFLDKSASGTGLAFIIFTEAILHMPGAPGWAVLFFGMLFTLGLSSMFGNMESIITPLLDMGVTHRFVPKEVLTGLACLVCFLSAICFTLQSGNYWLEIFDNYAAPLNLMVFAFFEVVGVAYVYGVQRFSDDIESMTGRRPGLYWQVTWKVVSPLLLLTIFVAYVATLARTPLSYKAWDTQYVWFPSRQEKSYPGWVQAACVLLCFLPILWVPAVALAQLLAAHRRKKDTGRDRCPKL; translated from the exons ATGGCGTGCGCCCTGGGCCCAGACCCACGCGGGGCCGGCGGCGGGCACGAGAGGCCCAGCTGGGACAACAGGCTGCAGTACCTCCTGAGTTGCATCGGCTTCGCCGTGGGCCTGGGCAACATCTGGAGGTTCCCGTACCTGTGCCAGACGTACGGGGGAG GGGCCTTCCTCATCCCCTACTTCGTCGCCCTGGTCCTCGAGGGAATCCCACTCTTCCACATCGAGCTGGCCATCGGCCAGCACCTGCGGACAGGCAGCATCGGGGTGTGGAAGGCCGTGTCGCCCTACCTGGGCGGAGTGG GGCTGGGCTGCCTCACCGTGTCCTTTCTGGTCAGCCTGTACTACAACACCGTCCTGACGTGGGTGCTGTGGTATTTCCTCAACTCCTTCCAGAACCCGCTCCCCTGGGGCTCGTGCCCGCTGGACCTCAACCGCACAG CCAGCAGCCCCAGGACAATTATGTACGAACTGCACTCCCGGGGGGAGGCCTGCAGAGCCCGGATCCAGGCCCGAGCCCCGTGGCCAGCCCTTGACGGGCCCTCCCGGGTTCCAGGGTTCGAGGCAGAGTGCCAGGCCAGCAGCCCCGTGAGCTACTTCTGGTACCGGCGGACGCTGAACGTCACGGCCGACGTCAGCGACAGCGGCTCCATCCAGTGGCGGCTGCTGGCCTGCTTGGCCGCGTCCTGGGCCGTCGTGTACGTGTGTGTCATCAGAGGCATCGAATCCACGGGGAAG gcaATTTATTTCACAGCGCTGTTCCCTTACCTGGTCCTGACAATCTTCCTTATCAGAGGACTCAGCCTGCCCGGGGCGGTCGAAGGGTTAACGTACCTGTTCACGCCAGAT GTGCGGATTCTCCAGAGCCCCCGCGTGTGGCTGGACGCAGCCACACAGATATTCTTTTCCCTGTCCCTGGCCTTTGGAGGACACATCGCTTTTGCGAGTTACAACCCGCCCAG GAACAACTGTGAGAAGGACGCAGTGATCATCTCCCTGGTCAACAGCCTGACCTCCCTCTACGCGTCCATTGCTATGTTTTCCGTTCTGGGATTCAAGGCGGCCAACGACCATGGGCGTTGCCTGGACAG AAACATCCTCCGGCTCATCAACGCGTTCGAGCTCCCGGACCAGAGCGTCGACAGGGACGACTATGCTGCCGTCCTCACGCACCTGAACGCCACCCAGCCCGAGAGGGTGGCCCGGCTCGGCCTGGAGACCTGCCACCTGGAAGACTTTCTGGACAAG AGCGCCTCCGGCACGGGGCTGGCCTTCATCATCTTCACGGAAGCCATCCTCCACATGCCGGGGGCCCCCGGCTGGGCCGTGCTCTTCTTTGGGATGTTGTTCACCTTGGGCCTGTCGTCCATGTTCGGGAACATGGAGAGCATCATTACGCCACTCCTGGATATGGGGGTCACGCACAGATTCGTCCCCAAGGAGGTCCTGACTG GGCTGGCCTGCCTGGTCTGCTTCCTCTCGGCGATCTGCTTCACGCTGCAGTCGGGAAACTACTGGCTGGAGATTTTCGACAACTATGCTGCACCTCTGAACCTCATGGTCTTTGCGTTCTTTGAAGTGGTCGGGGTGGCTTACGTTTATGGGGTGCAGCG GTTCAGCGATGACATAGAGAGCATGACAGGGAGGCGGCCCGGCCTCTACTGGCAGGTGACCTGGAAGGTTGTCAGCCCGCTGCTACTGCTCACGATCTTTGTGGCCTACGTTGCCACCCTGGCCCGGACGCCGCTCAGCTACAAGGCCTGGGACACCCAATAC GTGTGGTTCCCGTCGCGGCAGGAGAAGTCCTACCCGGGCTGGGTGCAGGCCGCCTGTGTCCTCCTGTGCTTCCTGCCTATACTGTGGGTCCCGGCCGTGGCACTGGCCCAGCTGCTCGCTGCACACAGACGGAAGAAGGACACCGGGCGGGACAGGTGCCCGAAGCTGTAG